The following proteins come from a genomic window of Paenibacillus spongiae:
- a CDS encoding AAA family ATPase, which produces MIPQPWLNEMEDERRETDGWPEASAKLLVLMMARVNTVLLGKTEVVKQSFAALLSGGHVLLEDVPGVGKTMLARAIARVMGGEFKRIQFTSDLLPADVVGGLVWDAKRGELVFRQGPLMANVVLADEINRTPPRTQSALLEAMEERSVTADGQTMRLPMPFMLIATQNPLRDDGTYPLPEAQLDRFLMRLSIGYPAPEYEVQMLENIPPRPQPEQLKPVIVPEEWMRMQRDAQSVHVHPELLAYAVHIAGITRTAPELSLGASPRATRDWIRAAQATAYLDGRRFILPDDLKATVEPVLAHRLMLHDEAAAGGANTIIVLRRLVAEVPVPTPNAESGRRR; this is translated from the coding sequence ATGATTCCGCAACCATGGTTGAATGAAATGGAGGACGAACGCCGGGAGACGGACGGCTGGCCCGAAGCTTCGGCCAAGCTGCTGGTTCTTATGATGGCGAGGGTGAATACGGTATTGCTGGGCAAGACGGAGGTCGTGAAGCAATCGTTCGCCGCGCTGCTGTCGGGCGGGCATGTGCTGCTGGAGGATGTGCCCGGCGTCGGCAAGACGATGCTGGCGCGGGCGATCGCGCGCGTGATGGGCGGGGAGTTCAAGCGAATCCAGTTTACGTCGGACCTGCTCCCGGCCGACGTCGTCGGCGGTCTAGTATGGGACGCCAAGCGGGGGGAGCTGGTCTTCCGGCAAGGGCCGCTGATGGCCAATGTCGTGCTGGCCGACGAGATTAACCGGACGCCGCCGCGCACGCAGTCGGCGCTTCTCGAAGCGATGGAGGAGCGAAGCGTAACGGCCGACGGCCAGACGATGCGGCTGCCGATGCCATTCATGCTCATCGCTACCCAGAACCCGCTCCGCGACGATGGGACCTACCCGCTGCCGGAGGCGCAGCTGGACCGGTTTCTGATGCGGCTGTCGATCGGATATCCGGCTCCCGAATACGAGGTGCAGATGCTGGAGAATATACCGCCGAGACCGCAGCCGGAGCAGCTGAAGCCGGTCATTGTTCCCGAAGAATGGATGCGCATGCAGCGTGATGCGCAGTCGGTGCATGTGCATCCGGAGCTGCTCGCCTATGCGGTGCATATTGCCGGGATCACACGCACGGCACCCGAGCTGTCGCTCGGCGCAAGCCCACGGGCGACACGAGATTGGATAAGAGCGGCGCAAGCGACGGCTTACTTGGACGGTCGACGGTTCATACTGCCCGACGACCTGAAGGCGACTGTGGAACCTGTGCTTGCGCATAGACTCATGCTGCATGACGAAGCCGCCGCCGGCGGTGCCAATACGATTATCGTGCTGAGGCGTCTCGTCGCGGAAGTGCCGGTTCCGACTCCTAATGCGGAGAGCGGGCGAAGACGGTGA